The window AATACTTAAAAGTTGTATGCCTTAAATTCCGACGAATATaaatgattgttgttgttgttattattattactactactacacgCTGCaacactattattaatatatgattTTACTCATATATCAATGTTATTTTACTTTACTTATATGTAAAATTTCCCAGCACTTTTAAATAGTCTTTGGAAAGCATCCTAAGATGCACCTTATGAAGTTAGTTGAATGTCCAGAAACGGGTCGTTGCTTTAggctactaaaaataaaaatatttgtttgaaatattcattttggataaaaaaaaagaaaaaaaaaaaaaaagaaagaaaacacccCGACATATGGAAATAGTTTAATAAAGAATAAGTGGGTGTGTACAAACCTTTGATTGGCAATATAAATGCTGAGGTCAGAAAAATGATTTGCTTGTTTACAAATGCATGCACGAAGTGTGTGATGATTTGAAACTGTCATGCAATATTCGAACAGAAAGATGGCTTTCTTTCCACTGTGTACTCTACTGCCATCTAGCCTTCAGACACCAGCATTGGAAACGGTTTCAAGTCATCCtctgttaataatttatttattttttattaatttttttaggaagatgCAGAACACCTGCAGAAAACAGGCgtaagtttttattttcattctgttttgcaTACTGGGCCAGATTACAGTCTACCACATATGCAATTGTTATATCTTGTTGCTTGATTTTCTAAAATTTGACTGCAACTAGTGTTTCACAGCTCTAGCCTGTAAGGTATGGGGGAGAAAGGAACTCTGAATACCAAACATCACTGCAAGATGGGACTTGTCTACATCACTGTAGAAAGGGGAATACATGATATAAAGACCTTaggctaaattaatgaaagatCTGAGATAGCATGAGATAATGCTAGACCACACTGTCTGTGACACATTCTTTCTAAATGCATTTCTTGCTCTCCTGTCCCTAGCACAGTGTATGGAGATGGTGCTTGGTTACTGTCAGGATGTGCCCTACAGCCACACCATGTTCCCCAACATCGTGGGCCATCGATCACGGCAGGATTTAGAGATGGGTGCAGAGTACCTGCTCTTGAGCGTGATCCACGGCCTACTGAATGGAGAGTGTTCTCCAGACATCCGTCTGTTGGGCTGCTCAGTGTTGGCTCCCCGTTGTCGAGATAACAAGTTAATGAAGCCGTGCCGCAGCTCGTGTGAAATGGTGAAAAAGAGCTGTATTCATGCCTTTGAGGCCATCCAAATGGCATGGCCTTACTTTCTGGACTGTGACCGATTCTTTGTTGGCGAAGAGGAGGGCTGTTATGACCCATTGTCAGAGTTAAGAGGTAAGAGTTGTGAAGAAAAATTAGaggaaatataaataattaattaataggcttaaatgcttaaattatactttaaaaagtattatttaatacttaataatttcatatttatttaatgaaattaaaaacatcaaaatcacctTAATTCAGATCATCCTAACAAGTTGTGAAGATGTTAATTAGGTTGACTTTcatgatgttttattatattcaggGATATggattaaaatgtcttaaaacctAAAACGTTTTCACATATTTTTCTCCCCTCAGAAAAGCAGGAAGTGGCCTTTGCCAACATATCTGATAGTGGTTTTTTCACTATCATTCAGTTCACTTACCACACCAACTCTCAGATGTTCAGCATCCTGAAGAAGACGGCATCAAAATGCTCTGACATCTCACAAACATACAGCATTGGGCGCAGTGTGGAAGGAAAAGACTTACTGGCTATTGAATTCTCCAGTAATCCTGGACAACATGACCTATGTgagtaagagaaaaaaaaattttttagaaaGAGTTTGAGGTTAGTAAGAattttttatgaaaagtaattgaaaagtaataaaattgtataatgcttacacaaaaatattaagcatcacaacagttttcaacattcataataataggaaatgcttcttgagaagcaaatcagaatattcgAATAATTTCCGAAGGATAACATGACATTGaatagaaaattcagctttgctacgataggaataaattatattttggaatATGTTAACATAGAAAACAGACTGTAATGATATTCAGCAATATTAATGTTTACTGTTTTTGATCAGATATATACAATCTTGGTAAGAAAACCCTTTAAAAAAAGACTGACACTAAATGTTTGAATGGTATATAACTGTGAAAAACACCTATTCGGTGTCCTTGGTCTGAATTTGTAATGTCATACTAGCATCCTTGTTATTTCTGCCATAATTCAGCATTTGTCTCTTCGCTGCTTCTAGTGGAGCCAGAGATCAAATTAATTGGGAACATGCATGGAAACGAGGTTCTCGGCCGGCAGCTGCTGATTTACCTGGCTCAGTATCTGTGTTCTGAGTATCTGCTGGGCAATGAGCGGATTCAGACCATCATCAACACCACACGCATCCATATCCTACCCTCCATGAATCCTGACGGCTATGAGATTGCCGCTTCTGAGGTAGCCGATAGGAACGACCCCGAAAACATCAACCAGgaagtaaatattttgttgtctgagtctgtctgcctgtctgtttgTCGGCCGACTGACCACACCAAGCTCCCTGCACCAGAGAGTGTCTTCCAGAACAGGTCAGACCTCGGAGGAAGTCCGTGTCAGGCAAATGATATAAAAACCATAACAAAACAAGCATAAAAAGGTACAATTGGTCGTGTGATACAGCTATGAACTGAAAAAGACAACTGGTAGAGGGAGGCCTTTACTAACCACTCTAATAGACAATTGTCCGTATTTTCCTTGTCATATAACACAGCAGTAACATTATCTTGCAAAACTAATAGTAGATTCATCTCATTCCTTTAAATCGTATACTGATCACCACGGGTGACGTTGAAGAATATAATGGGTTGTGTGGGAAATCAATACATTTTGagtaatcttttacattttttataatttgtaacaaatgtttgtttatttataaaatatgtaaataattccACCAAATAATTTAAGATTAGATTAGATGAAAATCAATTGATTCTTAAATAAGAGGATACAACCGTGTTGGTCCATTCATTTACCACTAACAGACATAACTTTGCCTGGTTCTgatgttttctgtctttttttgtatttatttattttcatttacaatCTGTAGTCTTTTAACACTTAAACCTTCTTTTGGACATTCTTTCTTAATGTCTGACATCATTTTGACTTTCTGATCCATCCAATGTGATAAACTTGATGTGTAGCAAATGTTTTACATGTGActtaaaaaaaagactaatttGTATGTCCTCAAAattgaaagttctgtcatcatttacttacactTTCTTCATTTTTCCCTTTGACTTTCATGGTGGTTTTGCCCATATGATGGAAGTCATTGGGAACTAAAACTGCTTGCttgccaacattctttaaaaatatcttccTTCGCATTGCTCTGAAGAGCCATAcacgtttggaatgacatggggtgagtaaacgatgacagaattttcatgctTGGGTGAGCTATACCTTTAAACATTTAGTGACTCTTTTTGAAACCCTGTTAAAATTTGTCTATGGCCTTTGACTGATGAGATTTGTTACATTTAGGGTCATGAGTACAACGGGTGGACAAGCGGTCGGGCCAACGCACAGAATCTCGATCTGAACCGCAACTTCCCTGACCTCACCTCCATCTTCTACAATCGCCGTCGCTTCAGACATTTCCGTAGCCACCACATCCCAGTCCCTGAGTCCTACTggttaaataaggtacaaagcAGGAATGCACAGCCATTTCTATCAAACATACAGCTGTACAACAAAAATTACACCTGATTCATGTTCTGTGTGAATATCTGAATTACCTTTGGAAATTTGGAAAACCCATGTTACTCTGGAATGAAAAATCGAATTGGATATGATTTAGAGGAAAGCATAGAGAAACATAGGCTGAAATTTTGGGCAACTTTTCGAAACCTTTTGTACatctattatatataattaagtgtatttattttgttcataaCTCACACACATTTTTCCAGGTGGTTGCACCAGAGACCTATGCTGTAATGAAGTGGATAAGATCCTATCCTTTCGTTATATCTGCCAGTCTTCATGGTGGAGAACTGGTCATCTCATACCCTTTTGACTTCTCTAGACACCCTCAGGAGGAAAGGATGTTCTCCCCCACACCAGATGAACAAGTGAGTAAACGAATGTTCCTCCTCCACTTAATTATATTGCACTTACTTCCTTTTTTGAGTCATGTGGTGTGTGTAGATTTTTAGGCAGTTGGCTAGGACTTATGCAGATGCCCATGCCACTATGTCCAACAATGACACAGAGAGATGTGGAGCCTCATTTGCCAATAAAGGAGGGATAACCAATGGAGCACAGTGGTATAGCTTTGCTGGAGGTAAACACTTTTGTTAAAGAAAGAAGACCATGTTGATCATGCCGCATTTGAGTCATATATATAGCCTAAATAAAAAATTGAGCAAGCCGTTTATGTCATGTATATTTTCCATTTGGCCATCCAGTTTGAGAAACTGGGGTTTCCTAAAAACCCCATTACTATTATGACATCCTTTGTTGTTGTGCTGTCCATACATGTCACTCACATCTTTTCCCCATATATGTTGTATCAGGTATGTCAGACTTTAACTACCTGCACAGTAACTGTTATGAGATCACTGTGGAGTTGGGCTGTGATAAATTCCCCTCTGAAGAGGAGCTCTATCCTGAGTGGCTCAGGAATAAGGAGGCGCTGCTCAGCTTTATGGAGTTTGTGAGTTCATGTTTCTATTGGGTTCTATGGGGAGTTAAGCATAAAATGCAACAGGCTGGACTTttatgtttgttatttatttcttctcattTATTTTTACTGAGCTACACAAGTACTCTGACTCTTTTAAGCATAATTAAAGCCCAAATGAAGAGCAGAAGTTAATGCTTTGCATGTGTTCTGtgctatttaattatttaactttagatgagacactataggcagaaacattgttttttttgttcaattttgTGATTTTGGCTTTCAAAATATGTTGATTCAGTGGGGGCAAAAAAGTTAAAATACACTTTTAGTGTTTGTAATACAGTCGAAATACAATCTTAAAATGTTTTCCCCCTCGCATTTAGCAAGGAATCTCTATTTTAGTAACAGTTCCAGTTTATTTCATATCTAtattgtctatatagttttttttttaaagtggcatTTGTTGATGTATTATTCACTTGATTTTATCCAACATTTTATGCCTAAAAACATGCTGACAATTTATTTTTACCCTGGGtgctgacagtattttctgatttatggagtgatacaaagggatatccaaaatctttaaaaaccttgactctaatatgtcaaaaaagcaACAATAATTTGAAACCTAGCTTTGatccaatatttttatttttgcatattagtgcatatttatttaattagattaacatatattttaggaaaacttttaatatataaaaatatgtttgcatTCCTTATGTAATCAGTTAACTAGGGAGATATGATGAAATCTAttagttacatttttactgtactttCACTGGGTGACTTGTCTTGGTTAAATGTTATTATGCTTGAAACCTACCTTATATTTCCATATTtatactgtgtataattattacaTTCCTCAACTATTTTCAAGCATTTTGAATAGTTACCTTCATCACTCTGAGTTGTAAAATTACATGCAGGTCCACAGAGGTATAAGGGGCATTGTGAAGGATGAACATGGAAATGGCATAAAAGGAGCTACGATATCTGTTAGAGGGATGCGACATGACATCACTACCGGTAACTATTAATAAGAGAGCCATATCACACTTTTACAAACCTGGAGACCTGAAATGAGTAATGCAGATGTAAATGAGTGTTGCTGcagcctctgtctctctctacagCTGTGGATGGTGATTACTGGAGACTGTTGAACCCAGGTGTCCACATTGTGACTGCTGCTGCCTCCGGCTACTCTAAAGTATCTAAGCGCATTCATCTGCCAAGGAACGTACAGGTGGGCCGGGTGGACTTTGTGCTAAAGAAGGTCCCACGAGAACCCTCTCTTGACTACTTTAACATCCCTGAGCTGGACAACTATGACCGTTTTGACCCATTTAATCAGTTTGAGCAGTCCAGCCCGAGGGTGCGGGGAGAGGATGGGGAGGAGAGGACTGAGAAGCCCTGGTGGTGGGCTTATTTCAGCCAGTTAGGCGTTTCTGCACCTACCTGGCTCCTGCGGAACTACTAGGGACCCTCCGGACATCATTGGAGAGCAACCTGATACCTAACTGTTTGCACCCATGCCTTACTTGATGATGGTCATTGTGTTGATAACATTATCTCCTTattacatgcaaaatgtgcagctAACCACTGGGTATGGTAAAGGCTTTACTGCTATTGCATTTTATAGACTACCATCAAACATTTGGAATAAGTACtttttttataaagaagtctcttatgttcaccaaggctgcatttatttgatcaaaaatatgaaaatctggaatctgagggtgcaaaagttgtccaaatgaagttcttatcaatgcatattactagtcaAGAGttacgttttaatatatttactgtaggaaatatattaaatatattaatggaacatgatctttactttatatcctaattatttttggcataaaagaaaatctataatttGGACTCATACAAttatgtattgttggctattactacaaatatacctgtgttacttatgactggttttgtggtccagggtcacatattatacagcaacaaactgtttttaacattgaataagtgtttcttgagcatcaaatcaacatattagaatgatttctgaaagatcatgtggcaCTAAAGATTGGggtatgatgctgaaaatttagctttgccttcgcaataataaattacattttaaaatatattacagttatatatatattttacattaacggttattttaataatagtaatatttcataatattattactattattatcattttataataattgcTTTGGTGTGCATAAGAggcgtataaaaaaaaaaaagatagactTATTCCAAACTTAGTGCGTTTTTGGCTGATATAACCTTATCAGAATTCACCATACAGGTAagagaaaaatatattgttttctctaTTATTTTTATCCAGCACTAGATCAAATCCCGCAACTGCAGCTATAAACAGCTTATTCTGATTCTGAAGTTTGGCAGCTAGACATGGGATGGATACCATTGcataataaatagtaaatgatAGCATTGCTATTGTTTTACAGTCTGTTATCTGTTATCAGGGCTTTTTCTATCTTTTTCTAGCACATCGGGGAAGATTAGTGCCTTCAAGGCTGTCATCAATTTGGTAAATGTACAGTTCTAATTAAACCATAATAACAAGGTGTGTCAACCCCCTTTTTTTTGCTGATATATAATCCTTGAAACATGGACTGGACATCAGGTGTGCTagataaataaaagaacaaactTCTGTgcaatttcagattttttaaaaacattccaTTTAGTGTACATTAGAACTCAAATTCCTAATCGCAGCaagaagataataaaaaaaaattaaagggatagttcctaTAAATGAAAAATCACATTGTGATGGtggtatttatattttaaataccgaataaataaaatctttcaaATTATGCAAATGATGGAGTAGACATTACATACACTGCTGTGGTTCGATGCATACAATCTATAAAATAAGTGTtaatcaaagtgtgtgtgtgtgtgtgttttaattattattattatttatttacaaatgta is drawn from Carassius gibelio isolate Cgi1373 ecotype wild population from Czech Republic chromosome B1, carGib1.2-hapl.c, whole genome shotgun sequence and contains these coding sequences:
- the LOC127949337 gene encoding carboxypeptidase Z isoform X1, which translates into the protein MHTVLILLSSLATCWSVPRCSPEEAAMGRCRTPAENRPQCMEMVLGYCQDVPYSHTMFPNIVGHRSRQDLEMGAEYLLLSVIHGLLNGECSPDIRLLGCSVLAPRCRDNKLMKPCRSSCEMVKKSCIHAFEAIQMAWPYFLDCDRFFVGEEEGCYDPLSELREKQEVAFANISDSGFFTIIQFTYHTNSQMFSILKKTASKCSDISQTYSIGRSVEGKDLLAIEFSSNPGQHDLLEPEIKLIGNMHGNEVLGRQLLIYLAQYLCSEYLLGNERIQTIINTTRIHILPSMNPDGYEIAASEVADRNDPENINQEGHEYNGWTSGRANAQNLDLNRNFPDLTSIFYNRRRFRHFRSHHIPVPESYWLNKVVAPETYAVMKWIRSYPFVISASLHGGELVISYPFDFSRHPQEERMFSPTPDEQIFRQLARTYADAHATMSNNDTERCGASFANKGGITNGAQWYSFAGGMSDFNYLHSNCYEITVELGCDKFPSEEELYPEWLRNKEALLSFMEFVHRGIRGIVKDEHGNGIKGATISVRGMRHDITTAVDGDYWRLLNPGVHIVTAAASGYSKVSKRIHLPRNVQVGRVDFVLKKVPREPSLDYFNIPELDNYDRFDPFNQFEQSSPRVRGEDGEERTEKPWWWAYFSQLGVSAPTWLLRNY
- the LOC127949337 gene encoding carboxypeptidase Z isoform X2, producing MHTVLILLSSLATCWSVPRCSPEEAAMGRCRTPAENRPQCMEMVLGYCQDVPYSHTMFPNIVGHRSRQDLEMGAEYLLLSVIHGLLNGECSPDIRLLGCSVLAPRCRDNKLMKPCRSSCEMVKKSCIHAFEAIQMAWPYFLDCDRFFVGEEEGCYDPLSELREKQEVAFANISDSGFFTIIQFTYHTNSQMFSILKKTASKCSDISQTYSIGRSVEGKDLLAIEFSSNPGQHDLLEPEIKLIGNMHGNEVLGRQLLIYLAQYLCSEYLLGNERIQTIINTTRIHILPSMNPDGYEIAASEGHEYNGWTSGRANAQNLDLNRNFPDLTSIFYNRRRFRHFRSHHIPVPESYWLNKVVAPETYAVMKWIRSYPFVISASLHGGELVISYPFDFSRHPQEERMFSPTPDEQIFRQLARTYADAHATMSNNDTERCGASFANKGGITNGAQWYSFAGGMSDFNYLHSNCYEITVELGCDKFPSEEELYPEWLRNKEALLSFMEFVHRGIRGIVKDEHGNGIKGATISVRGMRHDITTAVDGDYWRLLNPGVHIVTAAASGYSKVSKRIHLPRNVQVGRVDFVLKKVPREPSLDYFNIPELDNYDRFDPFNQFEQSSPRVRGEDGEERTEKPWWWAYFSQLGVSAPTWLLRNY